A single Methylomonas sp. AM2-LC DNA region contains:
- a CDS encoding flavin reductase family protein encodes MNKDLANVCQYLTQGVYVIAVKDQQREHAFTAAWVMQVSFNPPMLAFSINPQHYSYQILKAGGQCSINVLAKEQLPIATHFGDSNIRDKMTAYSWQLAPSGVPVLKVALAYFDCVVSHSMPAGDHEIMLCQVLDAKILHVGVPMQYADTGNMDGANDLYA; translated from the coding sequence ATGAATAAAGATTTAGCCAATGTCTGCCAATATTTAACACAAGGTGTCTACGTTATTGCCGTTAAAGATCAACAGCGTGAGCATGCCTTTACTGCTGCCTGGGTAATGCAGGTTTCATTTAATCCACCCATGCTCGCATTCAGCATCAATCCTCAGCACTACTCCTATCAAATTTTAAAAGCGGGTGGTCAATGTAGTATCAATGTTTTAGCTAAAGAGCAATTACCCATAGCCACACATTTTGGCGACTCTAATATTCGGGATAAAATGACAGCTTATAGTTGGCAATTAGCACCAAGTGGTGTGCCTGTATTGAAAGTTGCGTTAGCTTATTTTGATTGTGTAGTTAGTCATAGCATGCCTGCTGGCGATCATGAAATCATGCTTTGTCAGGTGTTAGATGCGAAAATTTTGCATGTCGGTGTGCCTATGCAATATGCTGATACCGGTAATATGGATGGTGCAAATGACTTATATGCATAA
- a CDS encoding acyl-CoA dehydrogenase family protein: MDILEKARTYGIFIAVIFINNFQLMDMNILRPLGYHKESDFEEPIKIAKRLSAEFALTAAERDYLGGTPKLERDEIRRSGLLAMMIPKEYGGLGANWVQTMQVIREIAKADSSIAHVFGFQHLMLATARLFSKPDQWERWYEQTAQFNWFWGNALNPLDERSIAKSFSNWFEFSGQKSFCSGAIDSEMLIVSAKNQTDGKLLIAAIPTARTGITVLEDWDNIGQRQTDSGSINFEKVRIEQHEILAEPGPLSTPFSCLRPLIAQLILTNIYLGIAEGAFEDARKYTLEEARPWHTSTATTSKQDPYILNHYGEFWVGIESTRTIADLAAAKLDNAWHIGTNLSEAERGEVAISISVAKVLATKTGFEITNKMFEVMGSRSTHAGLRLDRHWRNLRTHTLHDPLDYKIKELGEWALNKSYPTPTFYS; the protein is encoded by the coding sequence TTGGACATACTTGAAAAAGCTAGAACTTATGGCATATTTATTGCTGTAATTTTTATAAATAATTTTCAATTAATGGATATGAATATATTGAGACCTCTTGGCTATCACAAAGAAAGTGACTTTGAAGAACCTATTAAAATTGCAAAAAGATTATCAGCAGAATTTGCATTAACTGCTGCAGAAAGAGATTACCTGGGCGGCACCCCCAAACTAGAGCGGGATGAAATTCGGCGAAGTGGATTATTAGCAATGATGATTCCCAAAGAATATGGCGGACTTGGCGCAAACTGGGTACAGACCATGCAGGTCATTAGAGAAATAGCTAAAGCTGACAGCTCAATTGCCCACGTGTTTGGCTTCCAACATCTGATGCTGGCCACTGCACGCTTATTTTCCAAGCCTGACCAATGGGAAAGATGGTATGAGCAAACAGCACAATTTAATTGGTTTTGGGGTAACGCTCTTAACCCTTTAGATGAGAGATCGATTGCGAAAAGCTTTTCCAATTGGTTTGAGTTTTCTGGACAAAAAAGCTTTTGTTCAGGAGCAATTGATTCAGAAATGCTGATAGTCTCAGCTAAAAACCAGACTGATGGAAAACTGCTGATTGCAGCAATACCCACAGCAAGAACAGGTATTACTGTCTTAGAAGATTGGGACAATATTGGTCAACGCCAGACAGACAGTGGCAGTATAAATTTTGAAAAAGTGCGTATTGAACAGCATGAAATTTTAGCGGAACCTGGCCCTTTAAGCACACCATTTTCATGCTTACGACCCCTAATTGCACAGTTAATACTCACAAATATTTATTTGGGTATAGCCGAAGGCGCGTTTGAAGATGCCAGAAAATATACCTTAGAAGAAGCAAGACCCTGGCACACATCAACTGCAACTACTAGCAAACAAGATCCTTATATTCTCAACCATTACGGAGAGTTTTGGGTGGGTATTGAAAGTACGCGTACGATTGCTGATCTTGCAGCAGCTAAATTAGATAACGCTTGGCACATTGGCACAAATCTTAGCGAAGCTGAACGAGGCGAGGTTGCTATATCGATTAGCGTTGCAAAAGTGTTAGCCACTAAAACTGGTTTTGAAATTACAAACAAAATGTTCGAAGTAATGGGATCTAGATCTACTCATGCAGGACTAAGACTGGATCGCCATTGGCGAAATTTAAGAACACATACTTTACACGACCCTTTGGATTACAAAATTAAGGAGCTAGGAGAATGGGCACTGAACAAATCTTACCCAACGCCGACATTTTACTCATGA
- a CDS encoding bifunctional 3,4-dihydroxy-2-butanone-4-phosphate synthase/GTP cyclohydrolase II encodes MNYDTIETAILAIKNGHFVVVTDDANRENEGDLIIAADKITPEKMAFLVRYSSGVVCVSMPEAQADKLGLDLMVTNNTESHKTAFTVSVDLNKGITTGISATDRSATIRALANPNSSAADFARPGHVFPLRAKKQGVLARPGHTEAAVDLAKLADLNPTGVLCEIVNDDGSMMRGAALREFATKHHLPIISIADLIAYRRRNEQLVEHLSEARLPTSAGVFTAHVYRSIIDGTEHLALVKGKIAGQSNVLVRVHSECLTGDILDSLRCDCGNQLKMALAKIEQAGCGVLVYLRGHEGRGIGLAHKLRAYELQDQGRDTVEANLDLGLPVDSRSYDVGAQILCDLGVTTLRLMSNNPAKFTELAGYRLKIVDRVPLESIPNSENIVYLRTKSEKMGHILNLSNFELESKAIS; translated from the coding sequence ATGAATTACGACACTATCGAAACAGCGATTTTGGCCATCAAAAATGGTCATTTCGTGGTGGTGACAGACGATGCCAATAGAGAAAATGAAGGTGACCTCATTATTGCCGCTGATAAAATTACCCCTGAAAAAATGGCATTTCTGGTACGTTATTCAAGCGGTGTAGTTTGTGTGTCAATGCCAGAAGCTCAAGCAGATAAACTCGGACTTGATCTTATGGTTACCAACAATACTGAATCGCATAAAACAGCATTTACTGTTTCAGTGGATTTAAACAAAGGCATTACTACAGGTATTTCAGCTACTGATCGAAGTGCTACGATTCGCGCTCTTGCCAACCCCAATAGTAGTGCAGCCGATTTCGCCAGACCGGGCCATGTTTTCCCACTGCGTGCCAAAAAACAGGGTGTATTGGCAAGACCCGGTCACACTGAAGCAGCTGTCGATTTAGCCAAATTAGCAGACTTAAATCCAACCGGAGTGCTATGCGAAATTGTTAACGACGATGGATCTATGATGCGTGGAGCAGCCTTGCGGGAATTTGCCACAAAACATCATTTACCCATTATTAGTATTGCCGATCTGATTGCTTACCGCAGACGAAATGAGCAACTGGTTGAGCACTTGTCGGAAGCTAGACTACCCACATCTGCAGGCGTTTTTACCGCCCATGTGTATAGATCGATTATAGACGGCACTGAGCATTTAGCCCTGGTTAAAGGCAAAATAGCGGGGCAATCGAATGTATTAGTTCGTGTGCACTCTGAGTGTTTAACTGGCGATATATTGGATTCATTACGATGCGATTGTGGCAATCAATTGAAAATGGCACTTGCCAAAATTGAGCAGGCTGGGTGCGGTGTCTTAGTTTATTTGCGAGGACATGAAGGTCGCGGCATAGGTTTAGCCCATAAACTGCGTGCTTATGAGCTGCAAGATCAAGGTCGTGATACGGTAGAAGCCAATTTAGATTTGGGATTACCTGTTGATTCCAGAAGCTATGATGTAGGCGCGCAAATATTGTGTGATTTGGGTGTAACAACCTTGAGATTAATGAGTAATAATCCTGCCAAATTTACAGAATTAGCCGGATATAGACTAAAAATTGTTGATCGAGTACCGCTTGAATCTATTCCAAACAGTGAAAACATTGTGTATTTACGTACCAAATCAGAGAAAATGGGCCACATTCTCAATTTAAGCAATTTTGAGTTGGAATCAAAAGCGATTAGTTAA
- a CDS encoding Crp/Fnr family transcriptional regulator, with protein MITLSQSPTQNHLLAVLPKQELETLAAHLEFVPMLLGQMLYEPGVKLQYAYFPATAIVSLHYVMESGASAESAGVGNEGVVGIALFMGGETTSSSAVVRTAGYGYRLPGRLLKQEFNRAGLMQRLLLRYTQALMTQISQTAVCNRHHSIEQQLCRWLLLTLDRLPSNELIITQELVAYALGVRREGITEAAGKLQRSGYISYRRGHISVLDRIGLENSVCECYSVVKNEFNRLFLIV; from the coding sequence ATGATAACCTTATCCCAGAGCCCCACCCAGAATCATTTGCTCGCTGTATTGCCCAAGCAGGAATTGGAAACCTTAGCTGCCCATTTAGAGTTTGTACCGATGTTGCTTGGGCAAATGCTGTATGAACCTGGCGTAAAGTTACAGTATGCCTATTTTCCTGCCACCGCCATTGTATCCTTACATTATGTTATGGAGTCTGGCGCATCCGCAGAATCTGCCGGAGTGGGTAATGAAGGCGTGGTTGGAATAGCGCTCTTCATGGGCGGTGAGACTACCTCTAGCTCTGCGGTGGTTAGAACTGCGGGTTACGGATATCGCTTACCAGGACGACTACTGAAACAGGAGTTTAATCGTGCGGGATTGATGCAACGATTATTACTACGCTATACGCAGGCCTTAATGACACAAATTTCCCAGACTGCCGTTTGCAATCGTCATCACTCTATAGAACAGCAACTATGCAGATGGTTGTTATTGACACTGGACCGCCTACCCTCGAACGAGTTGATTATCACTCAGGAATTAGTCGCCTATGCACTGGGCGTTCGCCGCGAAGGAATTACAGAGGCTGCCGGTAAATTGCAACGTTCTGGTTACATCAGTTACCGGCGTGGACATATTTCTGTGCTGGATCGCATAGGTTTAGAGAATAGCGTTTGTGAGTGTTATTCAGTTGTCAAGAATGAGTTTAACCGTTTGTTTTTAATTGTCTAA
- the gpmI gene encoding 2,3-bisphosphoglycerate-independent phosphoglycerate mutase produces the protein MIELKKNMAFTGPKGPVVLVIMDGVGIGKNPESDYVKQAKTPNLNWLHDNALYTELRAHGVAVGLPDDGDMGNSEVGHNAIGCGRVFEQGAALVGKAIASGAMYAQGSVWQELTANVINKSSTLHFIGLFSDGNVHSNLSHLESMLTTAKQQGVKKARIHALIDGRDVPPTSALEYIERFDTFLNGINADGTVDYCVASGGGRMNITMDRYNANWDMVKRGWDTHVKAEGRMFATMKAAVETFRTENPGILDQDLPAFIIERDAKPVGPIVDGDSVIFFNFRGDRALEITKAFEADELQEFDRGVKPNVLYAGMMQYDGDLDVPKRYLVTPPAIDRTMSEYLSNSGVKQLAISETQKYGHMTYFFNGNNSGKFATETWQEIPSDICPFEDAPRMKANEITDVVVKAIESGEYQFIRLNFPNGDMVGHTGVVSAVKIAVEAVDENLGRIVEALKQANGILVCSADHGNADDMFELDKKTGALVLDKQGNYKSKTAHSLNPVPAIVYDPSGAANARLVEVPKAGIASLAATCITLLGFEPPKDYAASLVEVG, from the coding sequence ATGATTGAGTTGAAAAAAAATATGGCTTTTACTGGCCCAAAAGGTCCTGTGGTATTAGTCATTATGGATGGAGTCGGAATTGGTAAAAATCCGGAAAGCGATTATGTCAAGCAGGCAAAAACTCCAAATCTGAACTGGTTGCATGATAATGCCTTGTATACCGAGTTGCGGGCGCATGGCGTTGCGGTAGGTCTACCGGATGATGGCGATATGGGTAATTCAGAGGTAGGGCATAATGCCATCGGTTGCGGTCGTGTTTTTGAGCAGGGTGCCGCTTTGGTTGGAAAAGCTATTGCTTCTGGTGCCATGTATGCCCAAGGTTCGGTTTGGCAAGAACTGACTGCAAACGTGATTAATAAGTCGTCAACATTGCATTTTATCGGACTGTTTTCAGACGGTAATGTACACTCTAATTTAAGTCATTTGGAGTCTATGTTAACGACGGCTAAACAGCAAGGTGTTAAGAAAGCACGGATACATGCTCTTATAGATGGGCGCGATGTGCCACCCACCTCGGCACTTGAGTATATTGAACGCTTTGATACGTTCTTGAATGGTATTAATGCCGATGGCACTGTGGATTATTGCGTGGCATCCGGTGGTGGACGCATGAACATTACTATGGATCGTTATAACGCTAATTGGGATATGGTGAAGCGTGGCTGGGACACGCATGTCAAAGCAGAAGGTCGTATGTTTGCCACAATGAAAGCAGCGGTAGAAACCTTCCGTACTGAAAATCCAGGTATTCTGGATCAGGATTTACCTGCATTTATTATTGAACGTGATGCTAAGCCTGTGGGTCCCATTGTCGATGGTGACAGCGTTATTTTCTTCAATTTCCGTGGCGACCGTGCTTTAGAAATTACTAAAGCATTTGAAGCAGATGAATTACAGGAATTTGATCGTGGCGTAAAACCGAACGTGCTATATGCGGGCATGATGCAATATGACGGCGACCTTGATGTCCCTAAACGTTATTTGGTCACACCACCCGCTATTGACCGCACCATGAGCGAATATCTCTCCAATTCCGGAGTCAAGCAACTGGCTATTTCGGAAACACAGAAATATGGACATATGACCTATTTCTTCAACGGTAATAATTCAGGCAAATTTGCAACAGAAACCTGGCAAGAAATTCCATCGGATATTTGCCCGTTTGAAGATGCGCCGCGCATGAAAGCCAATGAAATTACTGATGTGGTAGTAAAGGCTATTGAGAGCGGCGAATATCAATTTATCCGCTTAAATTTTCCCAATGGCGATATGGTGGGACATACCGGTGTTGTCAGCGCCGTAAAAATAGCCGTAGAAGCAGTCGATGAAAATTTGGGTAGAATAGTTGAGGCACTAAAACAGGCCAATGGTATTTTGGTTTGCTCAGCCGATCATGGCAATGCGGATGATATGTTTGAATTAGATAAAAAGACCGGTGCATTGGTGCTGGATAAGCAGGGCAACTATAAGTCGAAAACAGCTCATTCATTGAACCCTGTACCCGCTATTGTGTACGATCCATCTGGAGCGGCTAATGCACGTCTGGTGGAGGTGCCTAAGGCTGGAATTGCCAGTTTGGCAGCAACCTGTATTACGTTGTTGGGTTTTGAACCACCGAAAGATTATGCAGCAAGTTTGGTAGAAGTAGGCTAA
- a CDS encoding DUF3820 family protein yields MKSEYLLKLVTYAMPYGKYKGRVIADLPGHYLNWFAREGFPHGELGRLLAVMQEMDHNGLKTLLDPLRK; encoded by the coding sequence ATGAAATCTGAATATTTACTCAAGTTGGTTACCTATGCTATGCCATACGGTAAATACAAAGGACGTGTCATCGCAGATTTGCCCGGACATTACCTAAATTGGTTTGCACGCGAGGGATTTCCTCATGGTGAGCTAGGTCGGTTATTGGCAGTGATGCAAGAGATGGATCACAATGGCTTAAAAACTCTGCTAGATCCGTTAAGAAAATAA
- a CDS encoding IS110 family transposase, which translates to MIKNNVIGLDLAKNIFHLVSFNAELKQIKKKVKRADLLSYIANLPVSIIGMEACGGSHYWAREIKKLGHEVVLLNARYVKGFVVGNKNDYNDAEAIWTATHQPKRRTVSLKTLEQQDIQMLHRLRQSTVDERTAVANRIRGFLGEWGIVLPIGINQLRTHLTEIIEDAENGLSVISRNLFAKQHTSGDKVVLLGISKRGNGYLRTLLIHGARSVLKNCQGKTDSLSRWLQALIERRGFNKAAVALANKNARILWVMATQNKRYEVRSADVVMS; encoded by the coding sequence ATGATCAAGAATAACGTAATTGGTTTAGATTTAGCAAAAAACATTTTTCATCTGGTGAGTTTTAATGCTGAACTGAAACAGATTAAAAAGAAAGTAAAGCGAGCGGATTTATTGTCGTACATAGCGAACTTGCCAGTCAGTATCATTGGTATGGAAGCCTGTGGAGGCTCGCATTATTGGGCGCGAGAAATCAAGAAACTGGGGCATGAAGTGGTATTGCTGAATGCCCGTTATGTGAAAGGGTTTGTGGTGGGCAATAAAAATGATTATAACGATGCAGAGGCTATTTGGACGGCAACACACCAACCGAAAAGACGAACAGTTTCGCTTAAGACGCTTGAGCAGCAAGATATTCAAATGCTGCATCGATTGCGTCAAAGTACAGTGGATGAACGGACGGCGGTGGCGAATCGAATTCGGGGTTTTTTAGGTGAGTGGGGAATTGTGCTGCCTATAGGCATCAATCAGCTCAGAACGCACCTCACTGAAATTATTGAAGATGCTGAGAATGGTTTAAGCGTGATCAGTCGAAATCTGTTTGCCAAACAGCACACGAGTGGTGACAAGGTGGTGTTGTTGGGTATCAGTAAACGAGGTAATGGCTATCTGCGAACTTTACTGATTCACGGCGCCCGATCAGTCTTGAAAAACTGCCAAGGTAAAACAGACTCGCTAAGTCGATGGTTGCAGGCGCTAATTGAACGACGTGGTTTTAACAAAGCGGCCGTCGCACTGGCCAATAAAAATGCCCGAATTTTGTGGGTAATGGCTACACAAAATAAGAGGTATGAGGTTAGGTCCGCCGATGTAGTCATGTCGTAG
- a CDS encoding carbonic anhydrase — protein sequence MAKIRFSLGIVLVSVLLGNSAYAKPVKKSHTLITSEQQKIRVAVDHVLDANRDFVKQHSKNYFLPFIKGQTPKATVLGCADSRVHSHAIDPHPDGDLFFVRNIGNQIDPVRGSIEYGVRHLHTPLLLVLGHTMCGAVRAAMQDYSELSPAIKAELDNLHVPLGDPDNATLVLDSVEHNINHQVDEAMAFFADELNQQKLMVIGAVYDFRNDYHQGYGRLVIINVNGSNQPEKIKEVLGFSGKKALKDIFTKK from the coding sequence ATGGCAAAAATCAGGTTTAGTTTAGGTATCGTTTTAGTCTCTGTCTTATTAGGCAATTCGGCTTATGCGAAGCCAGTTAAAAAATCGCATACTCTTATTACGAGTGAACAGCAGAAAATCAGGGTAGCGGTTGATCATGTGTTGGACGCTAATCGCGATTTTGTTAAACAGCATAGTAAAAACTATTTTTTACCGTTTATTAAAGGACAAACACCCAAAGCAACTGTTTTAGGCTGTGCCGATTCCAGAGTTCATTCACATGCGATTGACCCGCACCCAGATGGAGATTTATTTTTCGTCAGAAATATAGGTAATCAAATTGATCCAGTACGCGGCTCTATTGAATACGGGGTTAGACATTTACATACCCCTTTGCTATTAGTGCTGGGGCATACTATGTGTGGTGCAGTCAGAGCGGCAATGCAGGATTATTCGGAATTGTCCCCAGCCATTAAAGCCGAACTGGATAATCTGCATGTACCACTTGGCGATCCAGATAATGCTACGTTGGTACTCGATTCAGTAGAACATAACATTAATCATCAGGTAGATGAAGCCATGGCTTTTTTTGCGGATGAATTGAACCAACAGAAATTAATGGTTATAGGTGCCGTTTATGATTTTAGGAACGATTATCATCAAGGTTATGGCCGGTTAGTCATCATCAACGTCAATGGCTCAAACCAACCGGAAAAAATAAAGGAAGTGTTAGGTTTTTCCGGTAAAAAAGCGTTAAAAGATATCTTTACCAAGAAATAA
- a CDS encoding SfnB family sulfur acquisition oxidoreductase — MSQATLLDDQNHETLSRPHAHIIKSDAEAIEIAKKVALEIGVNAALRDQQRSLPHKEIDLFSQSGLWGITIPKEYGGAFVSNKTLAEVVSIISEADPCIGQIPQNHLYMIEALRLDGTVFQKKYFFDLALKGLRFGNAFSEIGTKQVTDINTRLIPTKDGYLLSGKKFYSSGALLADWVPVVAKDEHDNTVVAFVKKGSPGLTVIDDWSSFGQRTTASGTTILENIFVPADFVLPHYLAFENPTTMGPIAQIIQAAVDTGIARAAFKDTLHFVRNHTRPWIDTDLKHGYEDPLTLKDIGNLQIQLHATEALLYKAGESIDYAQKNPTDQTVAAASIAVAEAKIFSTETALLAGSKLFELAGTRSTLGEFNLDRHWRNARTHTLHDPVRWKYYAVGNYALNGINPPRHPWF, encoded by the coding sequence ATGTCACAAGCAACATTACTTGATGATCAAAATCATGAAACACTTTCCAGACCTCATGCACATATTATTAAATCTGATGCAGAAGCGATAGAAATCGCAAAAAAAGTTGCACTTGAGATAGGTGTCAATGCCGCCCTCCGCGACCAACAACGTAGCTTACCCCATAAGGAAATCGATCTTTTTTCACAAAGTGGCTTATGGGGTATTACGATACCGAAAGAATATGGTGGAGCCTTCGTTTCTAATAAAACCCTGGCTGAAGTGGTGTCTATCATTTCTGAAGCAGATCCGTGTATTGGACAAATACCCCAAAATCACTTGTACATGATAGAAGCTTTACGCCTTGATGGTACTGTATTTCAAAAAAAATATTTCTTTGATTTAGCCCTTAAAGGTTTGAGATTTGGTAACGCTTTTTCCGAAATTGGCACCAAACAAGTAACAGATATTAATACCCGCTTGATACCTACAAAAGACGGCTATTTACTCTCCGGTAAAAAATTCTATTCATCCGGTGCGTTACTTGCGGACTGGGTACCGGTAGTGGCTAAAGATGAACATGACAACACCGTGGTTGCCTTTGTAAAAAAAGGATCGCCAGGACTTACCGTAATAGATGACTGGTCTAGTTTTGGTCAGCGTACCACCGCTAGCGGTACCACTATCCTTGAAAATATATTTGTACCCGCCGATTTTGTGTTGCCACATTACCTAGCCTTTGAAAACCCAACCACCATGGGTCCCATTGCACAAATTATTCAGGCAGCGGTTGATACTGGCATAGCCAGAGCTGCATTTAAAGACACACTACATTTTGTACGCAATCATACGCGTCCTTGGATAGACACCGACTTAAAACACGGCTATGAAGATCCATTAACATTAAAAGATATTGGTAATCTGCAGATTCAGTTACATGCAACAGAAGCCTTGCTGTACAAGGCGGGCGAATCTATTGATTATGCACAAAAGAATCCAACTGATCAGACAGTCGCAGCTGCATCAATTGCGGTAGCAGAAGCAAAAATCTTTAGCACTGAAACAGCTTTACTGGCTGGCAGCAAATTATTTGAATTAGCTGGAACCCGCTCAACATTAGGTGAGTTTAATCTGGATAGACATTGGCGAAATGCACGTACACACACGCTGCATGATCCAGTACGATGGAAATATTATGCAGTGGGTAACTATGCATTAAACGGCATTAATCCACCGCGTCACCCTTGGTTTTAA
- a CDS encoding sigma-54 dependent transcriptional regulator: MGTEQILPNADILLMNRFGKHFFDYPSETKIAVAQDTKQTNLLTLPNPHELTTSIRATAQVFEDPKSIALLNRIKMIAPSDANVLVIGETGTGKELIARHVHELSRRKHRPFVAVNCGAFSESLVESELFGHEKGAFTGAFSTKMGWFEAANTGTLFLDEIGDLPLSIQVKLLRVLQEREVVRLGARKPIPIDVRLVAATNVRLEEAVLAGHFREDLFYRLRVAHLELPTLRNRPGDIIPLAEYFVTEYTRRLGYKDIKLDEQSKNKLLKHSWPGNIRELENVIHHALLICKNNIVRIEDLQLSSIQLQKHKEDYTSNSDIGTNTNLIEALHKLFEEGEDDLYSNLEETIIRAAYNYCHNNAAQTAKLLGISRNIVRARLIKMGAINALR, encoded by the coding sequence ATGGGCACTGAACAAATCTTACCCAACGCCGACATTTTACTCATGAACAGATTCGGTAAGCATTTTTTTGATTACCCCTCTGAAACAAAAATTGCCGTGGCACAAGATACAAAACAAACTAACTTGTTAACACTACCAAACCCGCATGAGTTAACGACATCTATTCGCGCAACTGCTCAGGTATTTGAAGATCCAAAATCTATCGCTCTTCTAAACCGGATAAAAATGATCGCCCCCAGCGATGCAAATGTGTTGGTTATTGGTGAAACCGGCACGGGTAAAGAATTAATTGCACGACATGTACACGAATTAAGTCGACGTAAACACCGGCCTTTTGTCGCGGTTAATTGCGGCGCATTTTCTGAAAGCCTGGTTGAAAGCGAATTATTTGGTCACGAAAAAGGTGCTTTTACAGGAGCCTTCTCTACCAAAATGGGTTGGTTTGAGGCAGCAAATACCGGCACCTTATTTCTGGATGAAATTGGGGACTTGCCTCTGAGCATCCAGGTTAAATTATTACGCGTTCTTCAGGAAAGAGAAGTGGTAAGACTGGGTGCCAGAAAACCCATTCCAATTGATGTCAGATTGGTTGCTGCGACCAATGTACGTTTGGAAGAAGCCGTTTTGGCAGGTCATTTTCGTGAAGATTTATTTTACCGACTTAGGGTTGCGCATCTGGAACTGCCTACATTAAGAAATAGGCCTGGAGATATTATTCCACTAGCCGAATATTTTGTCACAGAATATACGCGTCGCTTAGGATACAAGGATATTAAACTAGATGAGCAATCTAAAAATAAATTACTTAAACATTCTTGGCCAGGCAATATCAGAGAACTAGAAAACGTTATTCACCACGCATTGCTGATTTGCAAAAATAATATTGTTAGAATTGAAGATTTGCAATTATCCAGCATACAGCTGCAAAAGCATAAAGAAGATTACACCTCCAACAGCGATATTGGCACTAATACTAATTTGATTGAAGCGCTGCATAAACTATTTGAGGAGGGTGAGGACGATCTTTATAGCAATCTTGAAGAAACTATTATTAGGGCAGCATATAATTATTGCCATAATAATGCTGCACAAACTGCAAAATTATTAGGAATTAGTCGTAATATTGTACGTGCAAGACTAATTAAAATGGGTGCTATCAATGCATTAAGATAA
- a CDS encoding response regulator, protein MISAEEFLNANILIVDDQESNIALLEQLLHEAGYLRVSSTSNPQQVCQLHRHNHYDLILLDLQMPVMDGFQVMEGLKTDELDSYLPVLVLTAQPGHKLLALKAGAKDFISKPFDLLEVKTRIHNMLEVRLLYKKLQNYNKLLEETVQERTAELRYSEASYRNLVELVSDWYWEQDENGQFSKVSGPVLEMLGLTVVSDDDKEADDDKEAYVAMTGWNEEERKVLRAKISARQPFLDYVFSRLCSDGKQQQYQVSGEPMFDRHCRYIGYRGIGVALITNK, encoded by the coding sequence ATGATTAGTGCCGAAGAGTTTTTGAATGCAAACATACTTATTGTTGATGATCAGGAGTCCAATATTGCTCTGCTTGAACAATTACTACATGAGGCAGGCTATTTGCGAGTTTCATCAACCAGTAATCCACAACAGGTATGCCAGTTACATCGCCACAATCATTATGATCTCATTTTACTTGATTTGCAGATGCCAGTGATGGATGGATTTCAGGTAATGGAGGGTTTAAAAACAGACGAGTTGGATAGTTATTTACCTGTGTTGGTTCTCACTGCGCAACCGGGTCACAAGCTGCTGGCTTTAAAAGCGGGAGCCAAAGATTTTATCAGTAAACCGTTTGATCTGTTAGAAGTAAAAACGCGTATCCACAATATGTTGGAAGTACGGCTATTGTACAAAAAACTGCAAAATTATAATAAGTTATTGGAAGAGACTGTTCAGGAGCGAACAGCAGAGCTGCGTTACAGCGAAGCCAGTTATCGTAATTTGGTGGAACTGGTTTCCGATTGGTATTGGGAGCAGGATGAAAATGGTCAATTCAGCAAAGTATCAGGCCCCGTTTTGGAGATGCTAGGTTTAACGGTTGTTAGTGATGATGATAAAGAGGCAGATGATGATAAAGAGGCATATGTGGCTATGACAGGCTGGAATGAAGAAGAGCGCAAAGTGTTGCGAGCAAAAATTTCCGCTAGACAGCCATTCCTGGATTATGTTTTTAGCCGTCTTTGTAGTGATGGTAAACAACAACAGTACCAGGTGAGTGGCGAACCCATGTTTGATCGCCATTGTCGATATATTGGTTACCGGGGTATAGGCGTTGCACTTATTACCAATAAATAA